One segment of Chitinivorax sp. B DNA contains the following:
- a CDS encoding poly(3-hydroxybutyrate) depolymerase: MINISSGIVQLSEYKVEKGQSSVSGLSSGAFMTVQLHLAHSESFCGAGIVAGGPYRGVETFRHSAALAEDAYELNALQLCMSPLTPAQAPSAQHSVKLAQEAERDKMIAPLSNLARQRVYIFTGSCDNVVKSSVVVQTRQMYRLLGVPDAQIAYFDDVPAGHSLITDNPEDSALAANLPPYLNNGGFMQSHQILRHLYPDLVKPAEQLSGKLLRFDQTEFFGDQAAASMSRFGYVYVPQSVADGATARVHIALHGCKQGYQYVNFVLGQANVANQPPYGNRYITTTGYTTIADTNNLIILFPQAQGSDSDAAQNPDGCWDWWGYTSPDPQYPDYYSRNAVQIRAIHAMLRRLGG, translated from the coding sequence ATGATCAACATCTCATCTGGCATCGTTCAACTAAGTGAATACAAGGTGGAGAAAGGCCAGAGTTCCGTTTCCGGCCTTTCATCAGGCGCATTCATGACGGTGCAGTTGCACCTCGCTCATTCTGAGAGCTTTTGTGGAGCCGGTATCGTGGCGGGCGGGCCATATCGGGGAGTCGAAACATTTCGGCATTCCGCCGCATTGGCAGAAGATGCATACGAGTTGAACGCCTTGCAACTTTGCATGTCACCACTGACACCGGCACAGGCACCCAGTGCTCAGCATTCTGTAAAACTGGCACAAGAGGCGGAACGTGACAAAATGATCGCCCCCTTGAGCAACCTGGCACGCCAGCGTGTTTACATCTTCACCGGCAGTTGCGATAACGTTGTGAAATCGTCCGTTGTGGTACAGACACGACAGATGTATAGATTACTAGGTGTACCTGACGCGCAAATCGCCTACTTTGACGATGTGCCCGCTGGACATTCCTTGATCACCGACAATCCCGAAGATTCAGCCTTAGCTGCCAATTTGCCACCTTACCTCAATAACGGTGGCTTCATGCAATCCCATCAAATCCTGAGGCATCTCTACCCTGATTTGGTAAAACCCGCCGAGCAATTAAGCGGCAAATTGCTGCGATTTGACCAAACCGAGTTCTTCGGAGATCAAGCTGCAGCCAGCATGAGCCGATTTGGCTATGTTTATGTACCACAGTCGGTGGCGGATGGCGCCACGGCTCGCGTCCATATTGCATTGCATGGCTGCAAGCAAGGCTATCAATATGTGAATTTTGTACTCGGCCAAGCAAACGTTGCCAATCAGCCACCCTATGGCAACCGGTATATCACCACCACAGGTTACACCACGATCGCCGACACCAATAACCTGATCATACTGTTCCCACAGGCGCAGGGGTCTGATAGCGATGCAGCACAAAACCCAGACGGCTGCTGGGACTGGTGGGGGTATACCAGCCCAGATCCGCAATATCCGGACTATTACTCACGCAACGCCGTACAAATCCGCGCCATTCATGCCATGCTCCGCCGCTTGGGCGGTTAA
- a CDS encoding VOC family protein, giving the protein MTKIAKNTICLWYDDDAEDAARFYAETFPDSSVGAVHRAPGDYPSGKEGDVLTVEFTVLGVACLGLNGGPAFKHNEAFSFQVATEDQSETDRYWNAIIGNGGQESECGWCKDKWGISWQIAPIALTKAFTSPDRVAAKRAFDAMMTMRKIDIAAIEAAFRG; this is encoded by the coding sequence ATGACAAAGATTGCAAAGAACACGATCTGCCTTTGGTACGATGACGACGCCGAGGACGCCGCGCGATTTTACGCCGAGACATTTCCCGACTCGTCGGTCGGCGCGGTGCATCGCGCACCTGGGGATTATCCATCGGGAAAAGAAGGGGACGTATTGACTGTCGAGTTCACCGTGCTGGGCGTTGCATGCCTCGGGCTTAACGGCGGACCCGCGTTCAAGCACAACGAAGCGTTCTCGTTTCAGGTTGCGACCGAAGACCAAAGCGAAACGGATCGCTACTGGAACGCGATCATCGGCAACGGCGGTCAGGAGAGCGAGTGCGGCTGGTGCAAGGACAAGTGGGGCATCTCTTGGCAGATTGCGCCGATCGCCCTAACGAAAGCATTCACCAGTCCCGACCGCGTAGCCGCCAAACGGGCGTTCGATGCGATGATGACGATGAGGAAAATCGACATTGCCGCGATCGAGGCGGCCTTTCGCGGTTGA
- a CDS encoding DUF6869 domain-containing protein, whose translation MNLEQFATEWIKDIDALSDDSELPRTESFLTDLWLKGSHEQLWEFICHTSERDLSERVASYLAAGPLEDLLASAGPEFIDRVEALASKSSKFKYLLQGVWRNEIEEGVWQRIQSILGKG comes from the coding sequence ATGAACCTAGAACAATTTGCAACTGAGTGGATAAAAGATATAGATGCACTGAGTGATGACTCCGAACTCCCGAGGACAGAGTCGTTCCTGACAGATCTGTGGCTAAAAGGGAGCCACGAACAGCTATGGGAGTTCATCTGCCATACATCTGAAAGAGATCTATCAGAAAGAGTCGCAAGCTACCTGGCTGCTGGTCCATTAGAAGACCTACTTGCAAGCGCAGGGCCTGAGTTTATTGATCGCGTTGAGGCGCTTGCATCAAAGAGCAGTAAATTCAAATATCTGCTTCAAGGCGTTTGGAGAAATGAAATAGAGGAAGGTGTTTGGCAGCGCATACAATCAATCCTCGGCAAGGGCTAA
- a CDS encoding pyridoxal-phosphate dependent enzyme, which translates to MPLHITTPLIESRALSLANRRSVWLKMEALQPPGSFKIRGIGAACEAYRAQGAKRFVSSSGGNAGIAVAYAGRHLGIPVTVVVPETATEQAKALIRQEGAELIVHGASWQEANTLATSLVGDDGVLIHPFDDPLLWPGHASMIDEVAQSGLKPDAVVLSVGGGGLLCGVVEGLWRNGWNNVPVIAVETEGAASLNQSIQAGQRIVLDRISSIATSLGAKQVCEQAFSWTTRHPIRSIVVSDRSAINACEHFLHDHRIVVEPACGAALALAYDYQTELANFQTVLFIVCGGVTATVSQLRSWADQLANQA; encoded by the coding sequence ATGCCCCTGCATATCACCACACCGCTTATCGAATCCCGTGCTCTCAGTCTGGCTAATCGGCGTTCAGTCTGGCTGAAAATGGAAGCCCTGCAACCACCTGGATCATTCAAGATTCGTGGCATCGGCGCAGCCTGTGAAGCTTATCGTGCGCAGGGCGCCAAGCGTTTTGTGTCGTCATCAGGTGGCAATGCCGGGATTGCAGTGGCCTACGCGGGTCGTCACCTGGGTATACCGGTGACTGTTGTCGTGCCGGAAACCGCCACGGAACAGGCCAAAGCGCTAATCCGACAAGAAGGCGCGGAGCTGATTGTGCATGGTGCGTCGTGGCAGGAGGCGAATACGCTGGCAACATCATTGGTAGGTGACGATGGGGTACTGATCCACCCATTTGATGACCCGCTGCTATGGCCGGGCCATGCCAGCATGATTGACGAAGTAGCACAGTCAGGGTTGAAGCCCGATGCAGTCGTATTGTCAGTGGGCGGTGGTGGCCTACTATGCGGCGTGGTGGAAGGATTATGGCGCAATGGTTGGAACAACGTGCCCGTGATTGCGGTCGAGACAGAGGGCGCCGCTTCACTCAATCAGTCAATACAGGCTGGACAACGGATAGTGCTGGATCGGATCAGCAGCATTGCAACATCGTTGGGCGCAAAACAGGTCTGTGAGCAAGCGTTCAGCTGGACCACCCGGCACCCAATTCGAAGCATTGTTGTGTCGGATCGGTCAGCCATCAACGCCTGCGAACATTTTCTGCACGATCATCGCATAGTAGTCGAGCCCGCCTGTGGCGCAGCCCTGGCCTTGGCATATGACTACCAAACCGAATTGGCAAATTTCCAGACCGTATTGTTTATTGTATGTGGTGGCGTTACAGCCACGGTTTCGCAGCTCCGGTCATGGGCCGATCAATTGGCAAATCAAGCCTGA
- a CDS encoding RICIN domain-containing protein has product MQHSSQKTLLAALFTLLSTSAMADSFQNRWEDATQPLTVNGNSQFTLEDSGEGFIRIKEKFSNKYLNIETGSLNSSPISTGWFSAQWKLIQTGDGWFRLQNRWKPDQYIHVETGSAKAGSIESGWHSAQWQINK; this is encoded by the coding sequence ATGCAGCACAGCTCTCAAAAAACGCTTTTGGCAGCCCTTTTCACTTTGCTGTCAACCTCTGCAATGGCAGATTCTTTTCAGAATCGCTGGGAAGATGCTACTCAGCCTTTAACAGTAAACGGAAACAGCCAGTTTACCCTGGAAGATTCAGGTGAAGGCTTTATCAGGATAAAAGAAAAATTCAGCAATAAATATTTGAACATTGAGACTGGCTCACTCAATAGTTCGCCCATTAGCACAGGCTGGTTCAGCGCCCAGTGGAAACTGATTCAGACTGGCGATGGCTGGTTTCGCCTGCAAAACAGATGGAAACCGGATCAATACATTCACGTGGAAACGGGAAGTGCCAAGGCAGGGTCAATTGAGTCTGGCTGGCACAGTGCGCAGTGGCAAATTAATAAGTAA
- a CDS encoding DUF488 family protein, with product MTIHILRLGTPRLPNEGTRIGTVRRPPRGVPKAEFATQNWYDVWYPNLAPSTELMQLGKDAKSDADWQAFRKRYRAEMAVPDQSRTLDVLAALSHHSNFSVGCYCEDESRCHRSLLRALLTERGAKLA from the coding sequence ATGACAATCCACATTCTCAGGCTAGGTACACCACGTTTGCCAAATGAAGGCACCCGGATTGGTACCGTCAGACGGCCGCCACGCGGCGTACCCAAAGCAGAATTTGCCACCCAGAACTGGTACGACGTCTGGTATCCCAACCTGGCCCCCAGCACCGAACTGATGCAGTTGGGCAAAGATGCCAAGAGCGATGCCGATTGGCAGGCCTTCCGTAAACGTTACCGGGCAGAAATGGCCGTGCCCGATCAAAGTCGTACACTGGATGTACTGGCCGCCTTATCACATCACAGCAATTTCTCGGTCGGCTGTTATTGTGAAGATGAATCCCGTTGCCATCGTTCATTGTTGAGAGCGTTACTGACAGAACGTGGCGCCAAGCTTGCCTGA
- a CDS encoding DUF4160 domain-containing protein: MSYEDKLKQLQRDLAQIDLLTEPRRQTSSRFPEFLILRLKDIKLKMYQERGHSMPHIHVDYGSQHHVASFSIDPPARIEGSLHRKYDKSVIEWISVNSDALLKIWSKVQSGGDPSLLVAELAGNA, from the coding sequence ATGAGCTACGAAGACAAATTGAAGCAGTTGCAGCGTGACCTAGCGCAAATTGATTTGCTTACTGAGCCACGTCGCCAAACTAGCTCTCGCTTCCCAGAGTTTCTAATCTTGAGGCTCAAAGACATAAAGCTAAAAATGTACCAGGAGCGAGGGCACTCAATGCCGCATATTCATGTCGACTATGGTAGCCAACATCATGTGGCAAGCTTTTCTATTGATCCGCCAGCCAGAATCGAAGGTTCATTGCATCGGAAGTACGATAAGTCGGTTATTGAGTGGATTTCTGTTAACAGCGATGCCTTGCTCAAGATTTGGTCAAAAGTCCAATCGGGGGGCGATCCCAGTTTGCTGGTGGCCGAGCTTGCGGGCAATGCATAA
- a CDS encoding transposase, with amino-acid sequence MNWVQQEFEVLNLGDPRLNRRAVLLAKWTGHF; translated from the coding sequence ATGAATTGGGTGCAGCAGGAATTTGAGGTACTGAATTTGGGCGACCCACGCCTGAACCGCCGTGCGGTGCTGCTGGCAAAGTGGACTGGTCATTTCTAG
- a CDS encoding S49 family peptidase → MPNWSELIKEIGQLGSPFDVLRRKYISDLSKYTKRNVICYYSGWLQKPELGAAVAVNDTDKNGLMTTINGLDTSKGLDLILHTPGGDTAATESIVDYLWSKFAGNVRCFVPQMAMSAGTMIACSAREIWMGKQSSLGPIDPQFGGIPAHGVLEEFKRAYDDVVNDPRTIPVWQPIIAKYNPAFLGECEKAITWSTSLVDGWLKRNMLAAEQSRDVIVENIIRELGDHSVSLAHNRHLSAAKCKEIGLKVHDLESDQKLQDKVLSVHHIYFHTLSSTSAFKIIENQNGMAFILQAQQVLMASPQMQRHANGQPRLQSPIPNPDDEATEG, encoded by the coding sequence ATGCCAAATTGGTCTGAGCTGATAAAGGAAATTGGCCAACTCGGAAGCCCCTTTGACGTCCTTCGGCGCAAGTACATTAGCGACCTCTCAAAGTACACCAAGCGGAATGTCATCTGCTACTACAGCGGCTGGCTTCAGAAGCCTGAGTTGGGGGCCGCCGTAGCCGTCAACGACACCGACAAGAACGGCCTGATGACAACGATAAATGGGCTCGATACTTCGAAGGGCCTCGACCTTATCTTGCACACGCCTGGCGGCGATACGGCAGCGACCGAATCAATAGTTGACTACCTCTGGAGCAAGTTCGCTGGCAATGTTCGTTGCTTTGTTCCGCAGATGGCCATGTCTGCTGGAACGATGATCGCTTGCTCTGCCCGCGAGATTTGGATGGGAAAACAATCGTCTCTTGGGCCAATCGACCCACAATTCGGAGGCATCCCCGCTCACGGTGTGCTGGAGGAGTTCAAGCGTGCCTACGATGACGTCGTGAACGATCCTCGCACCATACCGGTCTGGCAACCCATCATCGCGAAATACAACCCGGCGTTCTTGGGTGAGTGTGAAAAGGCAATCACTTGGTCAACGTCCTTAGTTGATGGTTGGCTCAAGCGAAATATGCTGGCTGCGGAGCAGAGCAGAGATGTGATCGTTGAGAACATCATCCGTGAGCTGGGCGACCACTCGGTAAGCCTCGCCCACAATCGCCATTTATCGGCCGCAAAATGCAAGGAGATTGGGCTAAAGGTGCACGATCTCGAATCCGACCAGAAGCTGCAAGACAAGGTTCTCTCGGTCCACCATATCTACTTCCACACCCTTTCCAGCACTTCGGCATTTAAGATCATCGAGAACCAAAATGGAATGGCGTTCATCCTCCAAGCCCAGCAAGTTCTCATGGCGTCGCCTCAAATGCAGCGGCATGCCAACGGTCAGCCGCGACTTCAAAGTCCAATCCCAAATCCAGATGACGAGGCGACGGAAGGCTAA
- a CDS encoding S41 family peptidase produces MAEPLAYEPALSPDAQQIAFVSGGDIWLASSAGGEAKALVSHAATDGTPIFSPDGKRLVFSSNRSGNGDVYVLDLMSQALTRLTYDDRPEQPSGWSADGQWVYFHSVLHDIQRMNDIYRVRVRGGMPMPVVQQRYVEEKRGVASPDGRWLALNTRGFDQWWRRGGAHIDQEELWLAPLSQPGVWQQLHTPGKHAAWPQWSVDGQGLYYVGRPDGVENVFYQPVAGQPKALTHFKDGRVVWPSLSANGEQLAFERDYRIWTVDVASGRQQVLSFTLADQPVLPAPGALKLGDKLEELLLSPTGQQLAFIARGEVWLSPITGGTATRLTQTGATQSQLAWSPDGSRLAYVSMRNGVGEIWQYDLARQQETRLTQGDESDAFPCYAPDGQALAFMRNGRALYRLDMASGQSTLLATTQTGRPPIWADSPLAWSPDGQWLAWVALNDKLLAQVMLVGRQGGVPQSLTQLASPGVGKKLWFRPEDQGYGQASLIWQGDGRTLWWRAFQHAEQGGRWVRIDLAPPAVLQADGEPVKQALRPDASYALAHHNVVPLSLDTQYGALAADGKTFALVSLAAGQPNIWRWRIGEPARQLTASAGTKHFLQLTVDGEMAYYLEGGKPFRVSMAGGQAEAILLDVVLTPDFAQEKQAIFRESWRLLQDFFYDSAMHRQSWAALQAHYQPLVNQAATRDELRRVILLMIGELNSSHTGLSAPKSETQTTLGRLALDFDRSHYEQQGHLRIASVVADGPAAQAGLQLGDIIRAVDGKSLTATDNLDALLDGKIGKIVQLIVDTAQAQHQIRYLKPINFNDESTLRYKQWVTGRRIYVDRASGGKLGYVHLIDMRENSLDQFHLDLDRTVHSKQGLVLDARNNYGGMVDSWVLDTLSRRSHFTFTTRQLPTAPGRLAVGQQTLEKSTVLVTNKWTLSDGEVLTEGYRAQRLGQVVGEPGAGWVIFTSFKLMVDGSFLRLPFGQVVSTAGGGDLETTPRKVDQIIFNRLGDEEQDPQLDAAVTTLLKNR; encoded by the coding sequence ATGGCTGAGCCACTGGCCTATGAGCCAGCCTTGTCACCGGATGCACAGCAGATTGCCTTTGTTTCGGGTGGGGACATCTGGTTGGCGTCGTCAGCGGGTGGCGAGGCCAAGGCGCTGGTCAGTCATGCTGCGACGGATGGAACCCCTATTTTTTCCCCAGATGGCAAACGGTTGGTCTTCAGCTCCAACCGTAGTGGCAATGGTGATGTGTATGTGCTCGATTTGATGAGCCAAGCGCTGACACGATTGACTTACGATGATCGACCCGAGCAACCCAGTGGTTGGTCGGCAGATGGTCAATGGGTATATTTCCACAGCGTGTTGCATGACATTCAGCGCATGAATGATATCTATCGGGTACGTGTGCGGGGTGGTATGCCAATGCCAGTGGTGCAGCAGCGTTATGTGGAGGAAAAGCGTGGCGTGGCTTCACCAGACGGGCGATGGCTGGCACTGAATACCAGAGGATTTGACCAGTGGTGGCGGCGTGGTGGGGCGCATATCGATCAGGAAGAGTTATGGTTGGCTCCATTATCTCAGCCCGGTGTGTGGCAGCAACTTCACACGCCAGGTAAACATGCTGCCTGGCCGCAGTGGTCGGTGGATGGGCAGGGGTTGTATTACGTGGGACGTCCCGATGGTGTCGAAAATGTGTTTTATCAGCCGGTGGCAGGTCAACCCAAAGCACTAACGCATTTCAAAGATGGCCGGGTGGTGTGGCCCAGTCTCTCTGCGAACGGCGAACAACTGGCTTTTGAGCGGGATTACCGGATTTGGACGGTTGATGTTGCAAGCGGTCGACAACAGGTGTTGTCATTCACGCTGGCAGACCAGCCTGTCCTGCCAGCGCCAGGCGCATTGAAACTGGGGGACAAACTGGAAGAGCTGTTGCTGTCCCCGACAGGTCAACAGCTGGCGTTTATCGCACGGGGTGAGGTGTGGTTGTCGCCGATTACAGGTGGTACTGCCACTCGTCTGACTCAGACTGGCGCCACACAATCCCAACTTGCCTGGTCACCCGATGGCTCGCGACTGGCCTACGTTTCCATGCGCAACGGTGTGGGCGAAATCTGGCAATACGATTTAGCCAGACAGCAGGAAACCCGCCTGACACAGGGTGATGAGTCTGACGCATTTCCATGTTATGCACCGGATGGCCAAGCGCTGGCTTTCATGCGGAATGGCCGTGCCCTGTATCGGCTGGATATGGCCAGCGGGCAAAGTACGTTGTTGGCGACGACCCAGACAGGTCGCCCACCCATCTGGGCGGATTCGCCACTGGCCTGGTCGCCGGATGGTCAATGGCTGGCGTGGGTGGCGTTGAATGACAAGCTGCTGGCACAGGTCATGTTGGTTGGTCGTCAAGGTGGTGTGCCGCAGTCCCTTACACAATTGGCCAGCCCTGGGGTCGGCAAGAAGTTATGGTTTCGCCCGGAGGACCAGGGTTACGGTCAGGCTAGTCTGATTTGGCAAGGCGATGGTCGGACCCTTTGGTGGCGCGCATTTCAACATGCGGAGCAGGGTGGTCGGTGGGTCAGAATTGACCTGGCGCCGCCCGCTGTCCTGCAGGCAGATGGAGAGCCCGTCAAACAGGCTCTTCGTCCAGATGCCAGCTATGCCTTGGCCCATCACAATGTGGTACCACTGTCATTGGATACGCAGTATGGTGCGCTGGCTGCTGATGGCAAAACCTTTGCATTGGTGAGTTTGGCAGCGGGCCAGCCTAATATCTGGCGCTGGCGGATTGGCGAGCCGGCACGGCAGTTGACCGCCAGTGCCGGGACCAAGCATTTTCTGCAGCTGACGGTTGATGGCGAGATGGCCTATTACCTTGAGGGTGGCAAGCCATTTCGGGTATCAATGGCAGGTGGGCAGGCGGAAGCTATCTTGTTGGATGTTGTATTGACACCGGACTTTGCCCAGGAAAAACAGGCGATTTTCAGGGAAAGTTGGCGCCTTCTACAGGACTTCTTCTACGATAGTGCCATGCATCGTCAATCCTGGGCGGCCTTGCAAGCCCATTACCAGCCATTGGTGAATCAGGCGGCGACACGGGATGAGCTGCGTCGTGTCATCCTGTTGATGATTGGTGAATTGAACAGTTCCCATACAGGCCTCAGCGCCCCTAAAAGCGAAACGCAAACCACGCTGGGTCGTTTGGCACTGGATTTTGACCGCAGCCATTACGAACAGCAGGGCCACTTACGTATTGCCAGCGTGGTCGCCGATGGCCCGGCCGCACAAGCTGGCCTGCAATTGGGGGACATCATTCGTGCCGTTGATGGCAAGTCCCTGACGGCCACAGATAATCTGGACGCGTTGCTGGATGGCAAAATCGGCAAAATTGTCCAGTTGATTGTCGATACTGCGCAAGCTCAACACCAAATCCGTTATCTGAAACCCATCAATTTCAACGATGAATCGACACTGCGGTACAAGCAATGGGTGACAGGGCGCCGCATCTATGTTGATCGGGCCAGTGGTGGCAAGCTGGGTTATGTGCATTTGATCGATATGCGTGAAAATTCACTTGATCAATTCCATCTCGACTTGGACCGTACTGTCCACAGCAAGCAAGGCCTGGTGCTGGATGCCCGTAATAACTACGGCGGCATGGTGGATAGCTGGGTGCTCGATACCTTGTCACGGCGAAGCCATTTCACGTTTACGACTCGCCAATTACCGACTGCACCTGGACGACTTGCGGTTGGTCAGCAAACGCTGGAGAAATCCACGGTTTTGGTGACCAATAAATGGACCTTGTCTGACGGCGAAGTGTTGACGGAAGGCTATCGCGCACAGCGGCTTGGCCAAGTGGTCGGCGAGCCGGGAGCAGGTTGGGTGATCTTTACGTCATTCAAGTTGATGGTGGACGGGTCTTTCTTACGCTTACCATTTGGGCAGGTTGTATCAACTGCCGGCGGTGGTGATTTGGAAACGACACCACGCAAGGTGGATCAAATCATTTTTAATCGCTTGGGGGATGAGGAACAGGACCCACAATTGGATGCCGCAGTAACGACTTTATTGAAAAATCGTTGA